A portion of the Gammaproteobacteria bacterium genome contains these proteins:
- the apbC gene encoding iron-sulfur cluster carrier protein ApbC, with product MSQLNSQAVEQALKETIDPNTGKDLVASGAVADIAVEGATVRARLCLGYPARSFVAELAGMVEDKVKALEGVERVEVDASWEIQSHSVQKSLKPLANIRNVIAVASGKGGVGKSTTAVNLALALAAEGAAVGLLDADIYGPSQPTMLGIRGQPDTKDGETLEPLDSFGVQAMSIGFLIDEETPMIWRGPMVTQALEQLLNNTNWRGLDYLVVDLPPGTGDVQLTLAQKIPVSGAVIVTTPQDIALLDARKGIKMFEKVDVPILGIIENMSTHICSQCGHEEHIFGAGGGDRIARDYGVEVLGRLPLDKAIREQTDGGKPTVVAEPHGRLAGVYLETARKTAARLAVRAKDYSAKFPKIVIQND from the coding sequence ATGTCACAACTGAACAGCCAGGCGGTCGAACAGGCCCTGAAAGAGACGATAGACCCCAACACCGGGAAAGACCTGGTCGCGTCCGGGGCGGTGGCCGACATTGCCGTCGAGGGCGCCACGGTGCGCGCCCGGCTGTGTCTCGGCTATCCGGCGCGGAGTTTTGTCGCCGAACTGGCGGGCATGGTCGAGGACAAGGTCAAGGCGCTGGAGGGCGTTGAGCGCGTCGAGGTGGACGCCAGCTGGGAGATTCAGTCGCATTCGGTGCAGAAAAGCCTGAAGCCGCTCGCCAACATCCGCAATGTCATCGCCGTGGCGTCCGGCAAGGGCGGTGTCGGCAAGTCCACGACGGCGGTCAACCTGGCGCTGGCGCTGGCGGCGGAAGGCGCCGCCGTCGGCCTGCTCGACGCCGACATCTACGGCCCCAGCCAGCCGACGATGCTCGGCATCCGCGGCCAGCCCGACACCAAGGACGGCGAGACGCTCGAGCCGCTCGACTCGTTCGGCGTGCAGGCGATGTCCATCGGTTTCCTGATTGACGAGGAAACGCCGATGATCTGGCGCGGGCCGATGGTGACGCAGGCGCTGGAACAACTGCTGAACAACACCAACTGGCGCGGCCTCGATTACCTGGTGGTGGACCTGCCGCCCGGAACCGGCGATGTGCAACTGACGCTGGCGCAGAAAATCCCGGTCAGCGGCGCGGTCATTGTGACGACGCCGCAGGACATCGCGCTGCTCGACGCGCGCAAGGGCATCAAGATGTTCGAGAAGGTGGATGTGCCCATCCTCGGCATCATCGAGAACATGAGCACCCACATTTGCAGCCAGTGCGGCCACGAAGAGCACATCTTCGGCGCCGGCGGCGGCGACCGGATTGCGCGCGACTACGGCGTTGAGGTGCTGGGGCGTTTGCCGCTCGACAAGGCCATCCGCGAGCAGACCGACGGCGGCAAACCGACGGTCGTCGCCGAGCCGCACGGGCGCCTCGCCGGCGTCTATCTTGAAACCGCGAGAAAAACGGCGGCGCGCCTTGCGGTGCGCGCCAAGGACTACTCGGCGAAGTTTCCGAAAATCGTCATTCAGAACGATTGA
- the dcd gene encoding dCTP deaminase → MPIKADTWIREMARERRMIEPFAPRQISRLDDARVISYGTSSYGYDVRCSSHFKVFTNINSAIVDPKAFDENSFVAMDADVCIIPPNSFALASTVEYFRIPRSVLTICVGKSTYARCGIIVNVTPLEPEWEGHITLEFSNTTPLPAKIYANEGVAQLLFLESDDICETSYKDRNGKYQKQTGVTLPVA, encoded by the coding sequence ATGCCCATCAAGGCCGACACCTGGATCCGCGAGATGGCGCGCGAAAGGCGCATGATAGAGCCGTTCGCGCCGCGCCAGATTTCGCGCCTGGACGACGCCCGCGTCATCTCCTACGGCACCTCGAGTTACGGCTACGATGTCCGTTGCAGCAGCCATTTCAAGGTGTTCACGAACATCAATTCGGCGATTGTGGACCCGAAGGCGTTCGACGAGAACAGTTTCGTGGCGATGGACGCCGATGTCTGCATCATCCCGCCCAACTCGTTCGCGCTGGCGAGCACGGTGGAGTATTTTCGCATCCCGCGCTCGGTGCTGACAATCTGCGTCGGCAAGTCCACCTACGCGCGCTGCGGCATCATCGTCAATGTAACGCCGCTGGAGCCGGAGTGGGAGGGGCACATCACGCTGGAATTCTCGAACACGACGCCGCTGCCGGCGAAAATCTACGCCAACGAGGGCGTCGCGCAACTGCTGTTTCTTGAATCCGACGACATCTGCGAGACTTCCTACAAGGACCGCAACGGCAAATACCAGAAGCAGACCGGGGTCACCCTGCCGGTCGCCTGA
- a CDS encoding P-II family nitrogen regulator, translating to MKLVVAIIKPFKLDDVREALSRVNVTGMTVTEVKGFGRQKGHTELYRGAEYVVDFLPKLKLETAVTDAQADAVVKAIAATANSGKIGDGKIFVLDLEQAVRIRTGESGDTAI from the coding sequence GTGAAACTGGTCGTGGCCATCATCAAGCCGTTCAAACTCGACGATGTGCGCGAGGCGCTGTCGCGGGTCAATGTAACCGGCATGACCGTCACCGAGGTCAAGGGTTTCGGGCGCCAGAAGGGCCACACCGAACTCTACCGCGGCGCCGAGTATGTGGTTGACTTTCTGCCCAAGTTGAAACTGGAGACGGCGGTGACCGACGCCCAGGCCGACGCCGTCGTCAAGGCCATCGCCGCCACCGCCAACAGCGGCAAGATAGGCGACGGCAAGATCTTCGTGCTCGACCTGGAGCAGGCGGTTCGCATCCGCACCGGCGAGTCCGGCGACACCGCCATCTGA
- a CDS encoding DUF6231 family protein: MQRRVREDLRRILAGAPGGDGGALLLSPRGDLAEHLAAGAAPGRETLSGDVANYCETPRLRRRFAVGIVVCAAADMANTPFEHLISRLRDQDCERVYLYRPGEAAARDDNFLRALGLRLMRAYAGEDGDAGGRLYYFDIFDYKDAPDWLNSRFWANPQMWDKARW, encoded by the coding sequence ATGCAACGCCGCGTGCGCGAAGACTTGCGGAGAATCCTCGCCGGTGCGCCCGGCGGCGACGGCGGCGCGCTGCTGCTGAGTCCGCGCGGCGACCTGGCCGAACACCTCGCCGCAGGCGCCGCGCCGGGCCGCGAGACGCTCAGCGGCGATGTCGCCAACTATTGCGAAACGCCGCGTTTGCGGCGCCGGTTTGCCGTCGGCATCGTCGTTTGCGCGGCGGCGGACATGGCGAACACGCCGTTTGAACACCTGATTTCACGCCTGCGCGACCAGGACTGCGAACGGGTTTATCTCTACCGTCCCGGCGAGGCGGCGGCGCGGGACGACAACTTTCTGCGCGCGCTCGGGCTGCGCCTGATGCGCGCCTACGCCGGTGAAGACGGCGACGCGGGCGGGCGCCTTTATTACTTTGATATCTTCGACTACAAGGACGCGCCCGACTGGCTCAACAGCCGCTTCTGGGCCAATCCGCAGATGTGGGACAAGGCGCGGTGGTGA